One genomic window of Micromonospora sp. WMMD1128 includes the following:
- a CDS encoding helix-turn-helix domain-containing protein — MYREREAVGVRRAVRWASVASGGGPVRVLPDGCLDLLWSSRVGLLVAGPDRTAQVGRSAPGERWIGLRLPPAVGPAVFGLPAEELRDRRVPLADLWGRAAADLAERIEAAAADPTGPAAALTVAGWSAAGAAILEEVARGRLRAAGGPDPLGVRVAARLAAGATVAATAAEVGLGPRALHRRSRALFGYGPKTLARIMRMGRALGLARAGVPLAEVAVRAGYADQAHLTRDVRELAGVPPTHLLAPPVD, encoded by the coding sequence GTGTACCGGGAACGGGAGGCGGTGGGTGTCCGGCGGGCCGTGCGATGGGCGAGCGTCGCGTCCGGCGGCGGGCCGGTGCGGGTTCTGCCGGACGGCTGCCTGGACCTGCTCTGGTCCAGCCGGGTGGGGCTGCTCGTGGCGGGACCGGACCGCACCGCGCAGGTGGGCCGCTCGGCGCCGGGGGAGCGGTGGATCGGGTTGCGCCTGCCCCCGGCTGTCGGGCCGGCCGTGTTCGGGCTGCCCGCCGAGGAGTTGCGGGACCGCCGCGTCCCGCTCGCCGACCTGTGGGGTCGCGCCGCCGCCGACCTGGCCGAACGGATCGAGGCGGCGGCGGCCGACCCGACCGGTCCGGCTGCCGCGCTGACGGTGGCCGGCTGGTCGGCGGCGGGCGCCGCGATCCTGGAGGAGGTGGCGCGCGGGCGGCTGCGGGCCGCCGGCGGGCCGGACCCGCTCGGCGTCCGGGTGGCCGCCCGGCTGGCCGCCGGGGCGACGGTCGCCGCGACCGCCGCCGAGGTCGGCCTCGGCCCGCGTGCCCTGCACCGGCGCAGCCGGGCCCTCTTCGGGTACGGCCCGAAGACGCTCGCCCGGATCATGCGGATGGGCCGTGCGCTGGGCCTGGCCCGGGCCGGCGTGCCGCTCGCCGAGGTCGCCGTGCGGGCCGGGTACGCCGACCAGGCCCACCTCACCCGCGACGTGCGGGAGTTGGCCGGGGTGCCGCCGACCCACCTGCTCGCCCCGCCCGTCGACTGA